A region from the Coffea eugenioides isolate CCC68of chromosome 9, Ceug_1.0, whole genome shotgun sequence genome encodes:
- the LOC113783391 gene encoding uncharacterized protein LOC113783391: MEFKKPSFPFFFKRLNKKSRGRRRGGGGGGGGDGGGGASGGPGGSGRWSSKSLSTGLRWKRRFTLHLWFVDVILFKIVSFFEAVVLVGTLCFFYLCCGCHI, translated from the coding sequence ATGGAGTTCAAAAAGCCCagtttcccttttttcttcaaGAGGCTGAATAAAAAGAGCAGGGGCAGACGtcgtggtggtggtggtggtggtggtggtgatggTGGTGGAGGTGCTAGTGGCGGCCCTGGTGGTTCAGGGAGGTGGAGTTCCAAGAGTCTCTCAACTGGGCTACGGTGGAAAAGGAGGTTCACTTTGCACTTGTGGTTTGTTGACGTGATTCTTTTCAAGATTGTGTCTTTTTTTGAGGCTGTGGTTTTGGTCGGAACTCTCTGTTTCTTCTACCTCTGCTGCGGCTGTCATATCTGA